From a single Zygotorulaspora mrakii chromosome 2, complete sequence genomic region:
- the SSY5 gene encoding Ssy5p (similar to Saccharomyces cerevisiae SSY5 (YJL156C); ancestral locus Anc_1.191), with amino-acid sequence MVRQIFGFSKKLSKSKREPERQRDNKGSEDNNDSEPSGNDSVRSHDVNEATAYDDRSSKVVSSLGSSVFSKSKLTYSTGGTSSNISGSRNSKRHMTDISERCDGSSADVGKPLRVVNLEKFNLLNPVFEDEGNTEGDSTVDDTSNTNASFTTYAGNASSDTASRSLGSLEQLNSELCILEDNLVTLMDDIHQNVTNISKAVIQAIEYFKKFLPHSTDRLPFKVTFDRFPSLRCITKIVLHFSDNLLSSEVFSNSRSILLRRYLHFLKKLNIVISDEAGSGSGILPCLSNFCIDSEQNLPNIENIEKIIEEISKSDPGSISDQDGAFVAPIMRGLSRKVGILTVMFGIPNPQQEHFDIVKALYTLFPDVHFFCAKDYIKPCADILQSHIPTPMESHLSAPEKTMSFHFEPPYRLAVDAERPPISMSLSSDNSSKMTGTLGGYLFPQIEKGSKLSQFAGASFAITCSHVVLSESHDYPYVSIPSKVLQTAYKNTLLEEARRYPKHSKEESAFIDESSRIENNIKWQEENKFGQVVWGERSIINQKLSDFAIIKVNSKYKCENCLGLGLSSVPDPTLKFQNLFIKEKILKLKSGMRVFKIGASTNYTSGEVNAAKLVHWADGKLQSSEFVVSSPLPLFASAGDSGSWILTKLENQLGLGVVGMLHSYDGEQRQFGLFSPIGDILERLHDVTGVLWDIDPQIE; translated from the coding sequence ATGGTTAGGCAGATTTTTGGTTTCAGTAAAAAATTATCCAAGAGCAAGAGGGAGCCCGAGAGGCAACGGGATAATAAAGGCTCAGAAGACAACAATGATAGTGAGCCATCTGGTAACGACAGTGTGAGATCTCATGATGTGAATGAGGCAACAGCTTACGATGACAGATCAAGTAAAGTTGTGTCTTCACTTGGGTCTTCTGTATTCTCCAAGAGTAAACTAACTTATAGCACAGGTGGAACCTCTTCTAATATCAGTGGAAGCAGAAACAGTAAGAGACATATGACAGACATTTCTGAGAGATGTGACGGTAGTAGTGCAGATGTCGGTAAACCTTTGAGAGTAGTGAACCTTGAGAAATTTAATTTGTTGAATCCtgtttttgaagatgagggAAATACGGAGGGAGATTCAACAGTAGATGATACAAGTAATACTAATGCGTCCTTCACAACATATGCAGGAAATGCATCATCAGACACTGCCTCTCGATCTCTAGGGTCATTAGAGCAACTTAATAGTGAACTCTGTATTTTGGAGGATAATCTAGTGACCCTAATGGATGACATTCATCAGAACGTCACAAATATCTCAAAGGCAGTTATTCAAGCCATTgaatacttcaaaaaatttctacCACATAGTACCGATAGATTACCATTCAAGGTAACATTCGACAGATTCCCCTCTTTAAGATGTATTACAAAAATAGTGCtgcatttttcagataatcTCCTCAGTTCGGAAGTGTTTAGCAATTCAAGATCAATTTTATTAAGAAGGTATTTACATTTCCTGAAAAAACTAAATATTGTGATATCAGATGAAGCTGGATCTGGGTCAGGTATTCTTCCCTGCTTGTCTAACTTCTGCATAGATTCTGAACAAAATCTTCCGAACATAGAAAATatagaaaaaataatagaaGAAATCTCGAAGTCGGACCCGGGATCCATTTCTGATCAGGATGGTGCTTTCGTTGCACCTATAATGAGAGGCCTCAGCCGAAAAGTTGGTATATTAACAGTCATGTTCGGTATACCGAATCCACAACAAGAACATTTCGACATCGTGAAGGCGTTATATACTTTGTTTCCTGATGTTCACTTCTTCTGTGCCAAAGACTACATCAAACCGTGTGCAGATATCCTCCAAAGTCATATTCCAACTCCAATGGAATCACACCTCTCCGCACCTGAGAAAACCATGTCTTTTCATTTCGAGCCTCCGTACAGACTAGCAGTTGACGCCGAAAGGCCTCCTATCTCAATGTCACTATCATCAGACAATAGCTCAAAAATGACAGGAACGCTGGGTGGTTATTTGTTTcctcaaattgaaaagggCTCCAAGCTGTCACAGTTTGCAGGAGCTTCCTTTGCTATCACTTGCTCTCACGTTGTTTTGTCAGAATCGCATGATTACCCATATGTTTCAATaccttcaaaagttttgcaGACAGCTTACAAAAACACTCTATTGGAAGAGGCAAGAAGATACCCTAAGCATTCGAAGGAAGAAAGTGCATTTATCGATGAGAGCAGTCGAATAGAGAATAATATCAAATGGCAAGAAGAGAACAAATTCGGTCAAGTTGTGTGGGGTGAGAGATCAATTataaatcaaaaactcTCTGATTTTGCAATCATAAAAGTTAATTCCAAATACAAATGTGAAAATTGTTTAGGACTTGGTCTCTCCTCAGTCCCCGATCCtactttgaaatttcaaaatttgttcataaaagaaaaaatcttgaaattgaaatctgGCATGCGCGTATTCAAAATAGGTGCTTCGACAAACTATACTTCAGGGGAGGTCAATGCGGCGAAATTGGTTCATTGGGCCGACGGCAAATTACAAAGTAGCGAGTTCGTCGTTTCTTCACCACTACCTCTATTTGCAAGTGCTGGTGATTCAGGCTCTTGGATTTTGACCAAATTAGAAAATCAGCTAGGGCTAGGTGTTGTAGGAATGCTGCATTCATATGACGGAGAACAGCGACAGTTCGGATTATTCAGCCCAATAGGAGACATATTGGAGCGTTTGCACGATGTTACAGGGGTATTATGGGACATTGACCCACAAATTGAGTAG
- the FBP26 gene encoding fructose-2,6-bisphosphatase (similar to Saccharomyces cerevisiae FBP26 (YJL155C); ancestral locus Anc_1.192): MGVYTVSSVENLRICVVMVGLPARGKSFISQKIVRYLSWLSIKAKCFNVGSYRRQIGAAHPSADFFDFKNEEAFRIRENAVTQAVEDMMKWYEDDNGVVGILDATNTTRSRRDWILKLCRENAIEPMFLESWCDDQEMILRNISDVKTCSPDYEGVDPEKATSDFLQRIGKYEKVYQPLDLDHDKNLTFVKLVNVAQEVIVNQIQTYLESRIVFYVMNLHIRPRFIWLSRHGESIYNVEKKIGGDSSLSPRGMQYAAKLPELVRESAGDADLTVWTSTLCRTQQSAQYLPYKQLQWKALDELDAGVCDGMTYEEIEEKYPEDFKARDEDKYEYRYPGGESYRDVVIRLEPIIMELERQENILIVTHQAVLRCIYAYFMNVPQEESPWMSIPLHTLIRLEPRAYGTEVKRIKANIPAVSTYKEKGTSQLGESVNDATKYRNLLTGEGGN; encoded by the coding sequence ATGGGTGTCTATACAGTTTCCAGCGTGGAAAATTTACGAATTTGCGTAGTAATGGTGGGACTGCCAGCCAGAGGCAAGTCATTTATCtctcaaaaaattgttcGCTATCTATCATGGTTATCAATTAAGGCAAAATGCTTCAATGTAGGAAGCTATAGGCGTCAAATAGGTGCAGCCCATCCAAGCGCGGACTTCTTCGACTTTAAGAATGAGGAAGCATTTCGAATCAGAGAGAATGCGGTCACCCAGGCTGTTGAAGATATGATGAAATGGTACGAAGACGATAATGGAGTGGTGGGCATATTGGATGCCACCAATACAACCCGTTCTAGACGAGATTGGATTTTAAAGCTCTGTAGAGAAAATGCTATTGAACCTATGTTTCTGGAAAGCTGGTGCGACGATCAAGAGATGATCCTAAGAAATATTAGTGATGTAAAGACGTGCTCACCGGACTATGAAGGGGTAGATCCGGAGAAGGCAACAAGtgattttttgcaaagaattGGGAAATACGAAAAAGTATACCAGCCGCTTGATCTTGATCATGACAAGAATTTAACGTTTGTAAAACTGGTGAATGTTGCTCAAGAGGTCATAGTCAATCAGATACAAACCTATTTGGAAAGTAGGATTGTATTCTACGTGATGAATCTGCATATTAGACCGCGATTCATTTGGCTATCCAGACACGGTGAATCTATCTACAATGttgagaagaaaatagGGGGGGACTCTTCGCTATCACCAAGAGGAATGCAGTATGCTGCTAAATTACCGGAACTGGTAAGAGAAAGTGCAGGTGATGCAGATTTAACAGTATGGACCTCAACATTGTGTAGAACTCAACAAAGTGCTCAGTATTTGCCATATAAGCAGTTACAGTGGAAGGCATTAGATGAATTGGATGCCGGAGTATGTGATGGGATGACCTATGAGGAAATCGAAGAAAAGTACCctgaagatttcaaagcTAGAGACGAAGATAAGTATGAATATAGGTATCCTGGTGGTGAATCATATAGGGATGTAGTCATAAGGTTGGAACCCATTATTATGGAGCTAGAACGTCAGGAAAATATTCTGATAGTAACCCATCAAGCTGTTCTTCGATGCATATACGCCTATTTCATGAATGTTCCCCAAGAAGAATCTCCCTGGATGTCCATTCCATTGCACACATTAATCAGACTAGAACCAAGGGCTTACGGTACCGAagtgaaaagaataaagGCAAATATCCCTGCAGTAAGCACCTATAAAGAAAAGGGGACAAGTCAGTTGGGGGAGTCGGTTAATGATGCAACAAAGTACCGTAATCTCCTAACTGGTGAAGGTGGCAATTGA
- the VPS35 gene encoding retromer subunit VPS35 (similar to Saccharomyces cerevisiae VPS35 (YJL154C); ancestral locus Anc_1.193), whose protein sequence is MSYSETLEQAISTVKHQAVQMQRCLQQRKLMDALKYASIMLTELRKPDLSPKQYYELYILIFDSLSILSSYLVENHPKGHHLADLYELVQYAGNVIPRLYLMITVGTSYLKCPDSPREEILKDMIEMCRGVQNPIRGLFLRYYLSQRTKNLLPPDLFEFNANFVITNFIEMNKLWVRLQHTGPLRQREQRTRERKELQILVGSQLVRLSQIVDDNIQLYKDQILPTVLEQAVQCRDVVSQEYLLDAICQVFPDEFHLVTLDQLLNSTLHLNPEVSINKVILTLTDRLKGYMDRNEDDDSKKIDNNLFEVFWNYLKNLDEERPDLSLEQFVPLIESILGLSLRWYPNDLQKLNILYKFTTKKCKDYGKVIPSELEYLFLNLLTLKNENESGLLNANFYYEIVLQCDSFRDLLSIQSVALQRNIVSKLLDIFLQTSSETDTQANPSLVIDSKTKLDSLLSICETFIMDKSSVSAADKRKPQNDENNSNGIRTKNGSFDKPVLVNNNEENNENESSWKLDPDQEKLAKLCHLIIRSINKSLPEKKNIELQIELLFSIKAWFLKGGKNIKYTFPAIVTNFWKLIRMCHLLSIRSKSKKKLFYENLIKQLFKYASRCINDLFNICGSSFADSLYKLNIQSASLADQLSLGEIAYDFFSQAFTIFEEFLNDSRTQFQALVYMAQALQKTRSLHEDTYYNSLVVRCTLHSSKLLKKQDQCRAVYLCSHLWWATEIALIGEEEGITTDFYREGKRVLECLQRSLRIADSTMDNVQSSELMVEILNRCLYYFIHGNEHQTHVSVKYINGLIELIKTNLRSLKMEQTDIDIDPQRLSELHLDDPTLPLDTTFIIGMDGSYINVSQKSGPAPSITSKLNSTFLNEMIQIPIQHFNRTCEYIYDQREVDDRFKVIVI, encoded by the coding sequence ATGTCGTATTCGGAGACGCTGGAGCAGGCTATTTCCACCGTAAAGCATCAGGCTGTTCAGATGCAGCGCTGTTTGCAACAAAGAAAGCTAATGGATGCCCTGAAATATGCGTCAATCATGTTGACAGAGCTAAGGAAACCAGATCTATCGCCAAAACAGTATTATGAGCTTTACATACTGATTTTCGATTCGCTGTCCATACTTTCGTCGTATCTGGTGGAAAATCATCCAAAAGGTCATCACTTGGCAGATTTGTACGAGCTGGTGCAATATGCTGGAAATGTTATTCCACGTTTGTATCTAATGATTACTGTGGGCACGAGCTACCTCAAATGCCCGGATTCGCCACGAGAAGAGATCCTGAAGGATATGATTGAAATGTGTCGAGGCGTGCAAAATCCTATTAGGGGCCTTTTTTTGCGGTACTACTTATCtcaaagaacaaagaaTCTACTACCACCAGACCTCTTCGAGTTCAATGCAAATTTTGTCATTACAAATTTTATTGAGATGAATAAATTGTGGGTTCGTTTGCAGCATACAGGACCGTTAAGACAGAGGGAACAGAGAACTAGAGAAAGGAAAGAGCTGCAAATTTTAGTTGGATCACAGTTGGTAAGACTGTCGCAAATCGTTGACGATAATATACAACTTTATAAAGATCAAATTTTACCAACGGTATTGGAACAGGCAGTTCAATGTAGAGATGTTGTTTCACAAGAGTATTTACTTGATGCGATTTGTCAAGTTTTCCCAGATGAATTCCATTTGGTAACACTTGATCAATTGTTAAATTCAACTTTGCATTTAAATCCGGAAGTTTCGATCAATAAAGTTATACTGACTTTGACCGATCGGTTGAAAGGATATATGGACAGaaatgaggatgatgactccaaaaaaattgataacaaTTTGTTTGAAGTATTTTGGAACtacttgaaaaatctagATGAGGAAAGACCCGATTTGTCTCTGGAACAGTTTGTGCCACTCATCGAAAGTATATTAGGCCTATCGCTTAGATGGTATCCAAATGATTTGCAAAAGTTGAACATATTATACAAATttacaacaaaaaaatgcaaagaTTATGGCAAAGTAATACCCAGCGAACTGGAGTACTTGTTTCTCAATTTGttaactttgaaaaatgaaaatgaatcgGGTTTATTAAATGCAAATTTCTACTATGAAATAGTTCTTCAATGTGACTCATTTCGCGATCTCTTATCTATACAAAGTGTTGCATTGCAAAGAAATATTGTCAGCAAACTTttggatatttttttgcaaacaTCCAGCGAAACAGACACACAAGCTAATCCTAGCCTTGTTATTGATTCAAAGACCAAACTGGATAGTCTTCTATCCATATGCGAGACTTTTATCATGGATAAATCATCTGTCTCAGCAGCAGACAAGAGGAAACCgcaaaatgatgaaaacaaCAGTAATGGAATTAGAACCAAGAATGGTAGTTTTGATAAACCAGTACTCgtaaataataatgaagaGAATAATGAAAACGAATCATCTTGGAAATTAGATCCAGATCAGGAAAAATTAGCAAAACTATGTCATCTAATTATACGGTCAATAAATAAATCGTTGCcggagaaaaaaaatatcgaGTTACAAATAGAGCTGCTATTTTCGATCAAGGCATGGTTCCTTAAGGGTGGTAAGAACATCAAATATACATTTCCTGCAATTGTCACAAACTTTTGGAAATTGATTAGAATGTGTCATTTATTAAGCATACGTTCcaagtcaaaaaaaaaactgttcTATGAGAATTTGATCAAGCAACTGTTTAAATATGCATCTCGTTGTATCAATGaccttttcaatatatgCGGATCTTCGTTTGCGGACTCACTTTACAAGCTGAATATTCAAAGTGCTTCTTTGGCAGATCAGTTATCACTGGGTGAAATTGCATATGACTTCTTTTCACAGGCCTTCACAATATTTGAGGAATTTTTAAATGATTCAAGAACACAGTTTCAAGCCTTGGTTTATATGGCACAAGCTCTGCAGAAGACTAGATCTTTACATGAGGATACCTATTATAATTCATTGGTCGTTAGATGCACCTTACATTCATCAAAACTACTAAAAAAACAGGATCAATGCCGTGCGGTTTATTTGTGTTCTCATTTATGGTGGGCCACAGAAATCGCCCTTATCggtgaagaagaaggtatCACAACAGATTTTTACCGAGAAGGTAAACGGGTGCTTGAATGTCTACAAAGATCTTTAAGAATAGCCGATTCCACAATGGACAACGTACAGAGTAGTGAACTTATGGTTGAAATTCTCAATAGGTGTCTTTACTATTTTATCCATGGTAACGAACATCAGACTCATGTAAGTGTGAAATACATCAATGGTCTCATTGAATTGATAAAGACGAATTTGAGATCGTTAAAGATGGAGCAAACAGATATCGATATCGACCCGCAGAGGCTCTCTGAACTTCATTTAGATGATCCAACGTTGCCTTTGGACACTACATTCATTATTGGTATGGACGGTTCATATATCAATGTTTCCCAAAAGAGCGGTCCCGCTCCCTCCATTACCTCCAAACTCAATTCAACCTTCTTGAACGAGATGATTCAGATACCGATTCAACACTTCAACAGAACTTGTGAGTACATTTATGATCAACGAGAAGTAGATGATAGGTTCAAAGTCATCGTAATTTAG
- the CCP1 gene encoding cytochrome-c peroxidase (similar to Saccharomyces cerevisiae CCP1 (YKR066C); ancestral locus Anc_1.194) — MCILYIYMYVWSYELAYILETSDSLQPQRQSKMATLTRALYRTRFFLIGAATAALTVNLKSTTDFKNQGNNNWGWGFRNGGTLLGSAAIVHAATTESGKKFEDFQNVYNAIAKKLREEDEYDNYIGYGPVLVRLAWHSSGTYDKNDNSGGSYGGTYRFKKEASDPANKGLENGAKFLAPIHKEFPWISYGDLYTLGSVTAVQEMQGPKIPWRPGRVDTDEETTPDNGRLPDATKDANYVRNYYNRFGFDDQEIVALLGAHCLGKTHLKNSGFEGPWGASPNIFNNAFYVNLLNEDWKLEKNDAGQEQYDSPSGFMMLPTDYALVQDPKFSRYVKKYADDESAFFEDFKKVFVKLLENGISYEKSSPAFVFKTLDELESNE; from the coding sequence ATGTGTAtcttatatatatatatgtacGTGTGGAGTTATGAGTTGGCGTATATCCTAGAAACGTCTGATTCATTACAACCACAACGTCAAAGTAAAATGGCTACACTAACCAGAGCCCTCTACAGGACAcgttttttcttgatcgGAGCTGCTACGGCAGCTCTCACTGTCAACCTAAAGTCGACTactgatttcaaaaaccaGGGCAACAATAATTGGGGCTGGGGATTTAGAAATGGAGGTACACTTCTCGGCAGCGCTGCTATTGTTCATGCTGCAACGACTGAAAGTGGTAAAAAGTTTGAGGACTTCCAGAATGTTTACAACGCCATTGCAAAAAAACTAAGGGAGGAAGATGAATACGATAACTATATAGGGTACGGTCCTGTGCTTGTCCGTCTCGCATGGCATTCGTCAGGTACCTACGATAAGAACGACAACTCTGGTGGGTCTTATGGTGGAACTTATagatttaaaaaagaagcaagtGATCCGGCAAACAAGGGTCTGGAAAATGGAGCAAAATTTTTAGCGCCAATTCACAAAGAATTTCCATGGATTTCCTATGGAGATCTGTACACTTTAGGCAGCGTCACGGCAGTTCAAGAGATGCAAGGACCAAAAATTCCATGGAGACCAGGTAGAGTAGATACAGATGAAGAGACGACACCAGATAACGGTAGGTTACCAGATGCAACAAAAGATGCCAATTATGTTAGAAACTATTACAATCGGTTCGGATTCGATGATCAGGAAATTGTGGCACTGTTAGGAGCACATTGTTTGGGTAAAactcatttgaaaaattctggaTTTGAAGGTCCTTGGGGTGCTTCACcaaacattttcaacaacGCTTTCTATGTTAATTTATTAAATGAGGATTGgaagcttgaaaaaaatgacgcTGGTCAAGAGCAGTATGATTCCCCCAGTGGGTTCATGATGTTGCCAACTGATTATGCCCTCGTTCAAGATCCAAAATTCTCAAGGTACGTCAAGAAGTATGCAGACGATGAAAGTGCTTTCTTcgaagatttcaaaaaagtaTTTGTCAAATTGTTAGAGAACGGTATCTCGTATGAGAAATCATCGCCAGCTTTTGTTTTCAAGACTTTGGATGAGCTAGAATCAAACGAATAG
- the INO1 gene encoding inositol-3-phosphate synthase INO1 (similar to Saccharomyces cerevisiae INO1 (YJL153C); ancestral locus Anc_1.195), translated as MTASNFFKPTIRVATDRCHYTETELTTRYTHVNPVVSEIEGSDCFEVKPVVQDYEFKLDLKTPKLGVMLVGLGGNNGTTFLAAVLANKSKVAFHTKDGLIAANYYGSVTQSSTIKIGCNESGADCYVPFNSVLPFVAPNDFVVSGWDINGANLYDAMVRSQVLEYDLQNKLKGDMSKVIPLPSVYYPDFIAANQSRRADNCFNRTSLEDKSSTKGKWSHVEHIRKDIRDFKANNDLDKVIVLWTANTERYAEVLPNVNDTADNLLAAIRADHEEIAPSTIFAVASILEGVTYINGSPQNTFVPGVVELAEKEKTFIAGDDFKSGQTKLKSVLAQFLVDAGIRPTSIASYNHLGNNDGYNLSSERQFKSKEISKRSVVDDIIASNQILYNDRLGNKIDHCIVIKYMNAVGDSKVAMDEYYSELMLGGHNRISIHNVCEDSLLATPLIIDLIVIAEFCSRISYKKVGSEQYDNFYSVLSFLSYWLKAPLTRKGFKAINGLNKQRSGLENFVRILIGLPPLDELRFEERLQ; from the coding sequence ATGACAGCTTCAAACTTCTTCAAACCAACCATCAGAGTAGCCACTGACAGGTGTCACTACACGGAAACAGAGCTTACAACAAGGTATACGCATGTTAATCCTGTAGTAAGTGAGATTGAAGGTTCAGATTGTTTCGAAGTCAAGCCGGTTGTTCAGGATTACGAATTTAAGTTAGATTTAAAAACGCCCAAACTTGGGGTTATGCTCGTGGGTTTAGGCGGCAACAATGGCACTACGTTTTTGGCAGCAGTATTAGCTAACAAGAGCAAAGTAGCTTTTCATACAAAGGATGGACTGATCGCAGCTAATTATTATGGCTCTGTCACCCAATCTTCTACGATAAAAATAGGATGCAACGAATCTGGCGCTGATTGCTATGTTCCATTCAATTCAGTTTTACCTTTCGTTGCACCAAATGATTTTGTTGTGAGTGGCTGGGATATCAATGGTGCTAACTTATATGATGCAATGGTCAGATCGCAGGTGCTGGAATATGACTTACAAAATAAACTGAAGGGCGACATGTCAAAAGTAATCCCCTTGCCATCAGTTTATTATCCTGATTTCATTGCGGCAAATCAGAGCAGACGCGCAGACAACTGTTTCAATAGAACATCATTGGAAGATAAATCATCAACGAAGGGCAAATGGTCTCATGTTGAACACATTAGGAAGGATATACGTGATTTCAAAGCCAATAATGATTTGGATAAAGTTATTGTATTATGGACAGCTAATACCGAAAGATATGCCGAAGTTTTGCCAAATGTTAACGACACAGCAGATAATCTATTAGCCGCCATCCGAGCAGATCATGAGGAAATTGCACCATCAACAATTTTCGCAGTAGCTTCAATATTAGAGGGAGTCACTTATATTAACGGCTCACCACAGAACACTTTTGTTCCTGGTGTTGTTGAGCTGgctgaaaaggaaaaaactttcattGCAGGTGATGATTTCAAGAGTGGCCAAACGAAACTAAAATCTGTTTTGGCACAGTTTTTAGTTGATGCTGGAATTAGACCGACTTCTATTGCTTCATACAATCATTTGGGTAATAATGATGGATACAACTTGAGTTCGGAAAGACAATTCAAGTCAAaggaaatttcaaaaagatcagTTGTTGATGATATAATTGCTTCAAATCAGATTTTGTACAATGATAGATTAGGGAACAAAATAGACCATTGCATTGTAATCAAATACATGAATGCTGTTGGAGattcaaaagttgcaaTGGACGAGTACTATAGTGAATTGATGCTCGGGGGTCATAATAGAATCTCAATTCATAATGTTTGTGAAGATTCATTGCTTGCTACCCCTTTAATTATTGATTTGATTGTTATTGCTGAGTTCTGCTCAAGAATCTCTTATAAGAAAGTTGGTAGCGAACAATACGATAATTTCTACTCCGTACTATCATTTTTAAGCTATTGGCTGAAGGCTCCTTTGACTAGAAAAGGTTTCAAAGCGATAAATGGATTGAATAAGCAGCGTTCTGGGCTGGAAAATTTCGTCAGAATTCTTATTGGGTTACCTCCTCTCGACGAGCTgagatttgaagaaagattaCAGTAA